In Streptomyces violaceusniger Tu 4113, one DNA window encodes the following:
- the hutU gene encoding urocanate hydratase translates to MTGPRPVRAPRGAELSARGWQQEAALRMLQNNLDPEVAEHPDKLVVYGGTGKAARDWRSFDAMVRTLRTLKQDETMLVQSGRPVGVMQTHEWAPRVLIANSNLVGDWANWEEFRRLEALGLTMYGQMTAGSWIYIGTQGILQGTYETFAAVAAKKFHGTLAGTITLTAGLGGMGGAQPLAVTMNDGVAICIDCDPRAIERRIEHRYLDVRADSLDHALQLATEARDARRPLSIGVLGNAAELVPQLLAMNAPIDIVTDQTSAHDPLAYLPIGVDFDEMASYAAEKPADFTQRAREAMARHVEAMVGFMDAGAEVFDYGNSIRGEAQLAGYDRAFAFPGFVPAYIRPLFCEGKGPFRWAALSGDARDIAATDKAMLELFPENESLARWIKMAGERVHFQGLPARICWLGYGERDKAGERFNEMVADGTLAAPLAIGRDHLDCGSVASPYRETEAMLDGSDAIADWPLLNAMVNVASGASWVSIHHGGGVGMGRSIHAGQVTVADGTALAGEKIRRVLTNDPGMGVIRHVDAGYDRADEVAEERNVRIPMRETE, encoded by the coding sequence ATGACAGGACCGCGACCCGTACGGGCGCCGCGTGGTGCAGAGCTCAGCGCTCGGGGGTGGCAGCAGGAAGCCGCCCTGCGGATGCTGCAGAACAACCTCGATCCGGAGGTCGCCGAGCACCCCGACAAGCTCGTCGTCTACGGCGGCACCGGTAAGGCGGCCCGCGACTGGCGCTCCTTCGACGCCATGGTCCGCACCCTGCGCACGCTCAAGCAGGACGAGACGATGCTGGTCCAGTCGGGCCGCCCGGTGGGCGTCATGCAGACGCACGAATGGGCGCCGCGGGTGCTGATCGCCAACTCCAACCTGGTCGGCGACTGGGCCAACTGGGAGGAGTTCCGCCGCCTGGAGGCGCTGGGCCTGACCATGTACGGCCAGATGACCGCCGGCTCGTGGATCTACATCGGCACCCAGGGCATCCTCCAGGGCACCTACGAGACCTTCGCGGCCGTGGCGGCCAAGAAGTTCCACGGCACCCTGGCCGGGACGATCACCCTCACCGCGGGCCTCGGCGGCATGGGCGGCGCCCAGCCGCTGGCGGTCACCATGAACGACGGCGTCGCGATCTGCATCGACTGCGACCCGCGCGCCATCGAGCGCCGTATCGAGCACCGCTACCTGGACGTCCGCGCCGACAGCCTGGACCACGCCCTGCAGCTTGCCACCGAGGCGCGCGACGCCCGGCGCCCCCTGTCGATCGGCGTGCTGGGGAACGCGGCCGAGCTGGTCCCGCAGCTCCTCGCGATGAACGCCCCGATCGACATCGTCACCGACCAGACCAGCGCCCACGACCCGCTGGCGTATCTGCCGATCGGCGTGGACTTCGACGAGATGGCGTCGTACGCCGCCGAGAAGCCCGCCGACTTCACCCAGCGGGCGCGCGAGGCGATGGCCCGCCACGTGGAGGCCATGGTCGGCTTCATGGACGCGGGCGCCGAGGTCTTCGACTACGGCAACTCGATCCGCGGCGAGGCCCAGCTCGCGGGCTACGACCGCGCCTTCGCCTTCCCCGGCTTCGTGCCCGCCTACATCCGGCCGCTGTTCTGCGAGGGCAAGGGCCCCTTCCGCTGGGCCGCCCTGTCCGGCGACGCGAGGGACATCGCGGCCACGGACAAGGCGATGCTGGAGCTCTTCCCGGAGAACGAGTCGCTGGCCCGCTGGATCAAGATGGCGGGGGAGCGGGTCCACTTCCAGGGGCTGCCCGCGCGTATCTGCTGGCTCGGCTACGGCGAGCGCGACAAGGCGGGCGAGCGCTTCAACGAGATGGTCGCCGACGGCACGCTCGCCGCACCGCTGGCGATCGGCCGCGACCACCTCGACTGCGGCTCGGTGGCCTCCCCGTACCGCGAGACCGAGGCCATGCTGGACGGCTCGGACGCGATCGCCGACTGGCCGCTGCTCAACGCCATGGTCAACGTGGCCTCGGGCGCGTCGTGGGTCTCCATCCACCACGGCGGCGGCGTCGGCATGGGCCGCTCGATCCACGCGGGCCAGGTCACGGTCGCCGACGGCACCGCGCTGGCGGGCGAGAAGATCCGCCGGGTGCTGACGAACGACCCCGGCATGGGCGTGATCCGCCACGTGGACGCGGGCTACGACCGCGCGGACGAGGTGGCGGAGGAACGGAACGTGAGGATCCCCATGAGGGAGACGGAGTGA
- a CDS encoding MDR family NADP-dependent oxidoreductase, with translation MSLPATHREVHLAALPEGALTPRHFEVVTAPAPIPGPGQVLVRNRLMSVAAVMRPLTLADPATFGLPQLLHKTGEVMRGPALGEVIGAPGTELAPGTLVRHRAGWREYAVLDAAQASPIDPEALPDPAAHLSQGFAAWLGVVRGAGVRPGDTVFVTGAAGGVGSLAGQFARLHGAERVIGSTGSRHKADRLTRELGYDAVVLRGAGPIEEQLRAAAPDGIDVLLDTVGGEQLRAALAVARRNARFALVGALAAQLSDDASAPTGISTLALIARGVTLRGISAMDHQDAMPAYTREFGRALREGTLTYPYTRLTGIGQAPRALCELVAGRHLGAVLVEL, from the coding sequence GTGTCCCTTCCCGCCACCCACCGCGAGGTCCATCTGGCGGCCCTGCCCGAAGGGGCGCTCACCCCCCGTCACTTCGAGGTCGTCACCGCTCCCGCCCCCATCCCCGGCCCCGGACAGGTGCTGGTGCGCAACCGGCTGATGAGCGTCGCCGCCGTGATGCGCCCGCTCACGCTCGCCGACCCCGCCACCTTCGGCCTTCCCCAGTTGCTGCACAAGACCGGCGAGGTGATGCGGGGCCCGGCCCTCGGCGAGGTGATCGGCGCTCCGGGCACGGAACTCGCCCCCGGGACCCTCGTCCGCCACCGCGCGGGCTGGCGCGAATACGCGGTCCTCGACGCCGCGCAGGCGTCGCCCATCGACCCCGAGGCGCTGCCGGACCCCGCCGCCCATCTCTCGCAGGGGTTCGCCGCCTGGCTGGGGGTGGTGCGCGGGGCCGGGGTGCGGCCCGGCGACACGGTGTTCGTCACCGGCGCGGCGGGCGGCGTGGGCTCCCTGGCCGGGCAGTTCGCCCGGCTGCACGGCGCCGAACGGGTCATCGGCTCCACCGGCTCCCGCCACAAGGCCGACCGGCTGACGCGGGAGCTGGGCTACGACGCGGTCGTCCTCCGGGGCGCCGGACCGATCGAGGAGCAGTTGCGCGCGGCCGCCCCCGACGGCATCGACGTCCTCCTCGACACCGTCGGCGGCGAACAGCTCCGGGCCGCCCTGGCGGTGGCCCGCCGCAACGCCCGTTTCGCCCTGGTCGGCGCACTGGCCGCGCAGCTCTCCGACGACGCGTCGGCCCCGACCGGGATCAGCACCCTGGCCCTCATCGCCCGGGGCGTCACGCTGCGCGGCATCAGCGCGATGGACCACCAGGACGCCATGCCCGCGTACACGCGCGAGTTCGGCCGGGCGCTGCGCGAGGGCACCCTCACCTATCCGTACACCCGGCTGACGGGGATCGGCCAAGCGCCGCGCGCGCTGTGCGAGTTGGTGGCGGGCCGCCACCTCGGGGCAGTCCTGGTGGAGCTGTAG
- a CDS encoding diaminopimelate decarboxylase has translation MTSKPVAMAARREQAVRAAVEQGLLGPDQPVVGLLDVAGIRAAAAELRAAFEEVVTPGTPVLHAFAVKAAALVPVLRLLADEGLGCEVASPGELALARAAGVTPDRIVLDSPAKTPEELREALDLGIALNADNPQELDRLGALVGDRADPPAPLGLRINPQVGGGSIDAMSTATATSKFGVALQDPGAREWVVRTFAERPWLTRLHAHVGSQGCPLELMAAGIRVAYELAEEINGAVGRQQIDALDIGGGLPVNFASDEITPGYREYAQLLRTTVPGLFDGRYKLVTEFGRSLLAKSGLVLARVEYAKSAGGRLIAVTHAGAQLATRTVFAPEAWPLRVTAYDAEGRPKAGGSSDGQVPQDIAGPCCFAGDLVARDRPLPELAAGDLVGLLDTGAYYFSNHFAYNSLPRPGIYGFDATGSTGDEVRFATVRKPQTVDEIVIESGAAHALGLSRLR, from the coding sequence ATGACTTCGAAACCAGTTGCGATGGCCGCCCGGCGCGAACAGGCCGTGCGGGCCGCCGTGGAGCAGGGGCTGCTCGGCCCGGATCAGCCCGTCGTCGGGCTGCTGGACGTGGCCGGGATCCGCGCCGCCGCCGCCGAGCTGCGCGCGGCCTTCGAGGAGGTCGTCACGCCCGGCACCCCGGTCCTGCACGCCTTCGCGGTCAAGGCCGCCGCGCTCGTCCCGGTCCTGCGGCTGCTGGCCGACGAGGGCCTGGGCTGCGAGGTGGCCAGTCCCGGCGAGCTGGCGCTGGCCCGCGCGGCGGGGGTGACGCCCGACCGGATCGTCCTGGACTCCCCCGCCAAGACCCCCGAGGAGCTGCGCGAGGCCCTCGACCTGGGCATCGCCCTCAACGCCGACAACCCACAGGAGCTGGACCGGCTCGGCGCGCTGGTGGGGGACCGCGCGGACCCGCCCGCACCCCTGGGCCTGCGGATCAACCCGCAGGTGGGCGGCGGCAGCATCGACGCGATGAGCACGGCCACCGCGACCTCCAAGTTCGGCGTCGCCCTCCAGGACCCGGGGGCGCGCGAGTGGGTCGTCCGCACCTTTGCCGAGCGCCCCTGGCTGACCCGGCTGCACGCCCACGTCGGCTCCCAGGGCTGTCCGCTGGAGCTGATGGCGGCGGGCATACGGGTGGCCTACGAACTGGCCGAAGAGATCAACGGGGCGGTCGGCCGACAGCAGATCGACGCCCTCGACATCGGCGGCGGCCTGCCGGTGAACTTCGCCTCCGACGAGATCACCCCCGGCTACCGGGAGTACGCACAGCTCCTGCGGACCACCGTGCCGGGCCTCTTCGACGGGCGGTACAAGCTGGTCACCGAGTTCGGACGGTCCCTCCTGGCCAAGTCCGGCCTGGTGCTGGCGCGGGTCGAGTACGCGAAGTCCGCGGGCGGCCGCCTGATCGCGGTCACCCACGCGGGCGCCCAGCTCGCCACGCGTACGGTCTTCGCCCCCGAGGCCTGGCCCCTGCGCGTCACGGCCTACGACGCGGAGGGCCGCCCCAAGGCCGGGGGCTCCTCCGACGGCCAGGTGCCCCAGGACATCGCCGGTCCCTGCTGTTTCGCGGGCGACCTGGTCGCCCGCGACCGGCCCCTGCCGGAGCTGGCGGCGGGCGATCTGGTCGGCCTGCTGGACACCGGCGCGTACTACTTCTCCAACCACTTCGCGTACAACAGCCTGCCCCGCCCCGGGATCTACGGCTTCGACGCCACCGGCTCCACCGGCGACGAGGTGCGCTTCGCGACGGTGCGGAAGCCGCAGACGGTGGACGAGATCGTGATCGAGAGCGGCGCGGCGCATGCGCTGGGCCTGAGCCGTCTGCGGTAG
- a CDS encoding alpha/beta fold hydrolase produces the protein MSETDETTVRRTAVQVDGEPASYVTAGRQDAPPVLMLHGTYWSRVWLPVLDHLADAGLRPLAVDLPGLGRSGGRLTPETATVPALADWVTRFVSALNLSGPIALAGHDIGGAIAQHLLARNRLDVSRFALVNSVLYDSWPAPHVAQFRGGGTGEDVLAARRQAITRVLAGVATESLIADYADPWTDERVRRSWTALAAAADNRYTLDLVPALQRSTTPKLLIWGEDDLHETVKYAERFASEMPRTTLIRIRNADHIPTENAPDHIGRALADFFTA, from the coding sequence ATGAGCGAAACCGACGAAACGACAGTGCGGAGGACCGCAGTCCAGGTCGACGGCGAGCCGGCCAGCTACGTGACCGCAGGGCGCCAGGACGCCCCGCCCGTGCTGATGCTGCACGGAACGTACTGGAGCCGGGTCTGGCTCCCCGTACTCGACCACCTCGCCGACGCGGGGCTGCGGCCGCTCGCGGTCGACCTCCCTGGGCTGGGACGCTCAGGAGGCCGGCTCACCCCGGAAACGGCCACGGTTCCGGCCCTCGCCGACTGGGTGACGCGATTCGTCTCCGCGCTGAACCTCTCCGGCCCCATCGCCCTGGCAGGACACGACATCGGCGGCGCCATCGCCCAGCACCTCCTTGCCCGCAACCGGCTCGACGTGTCCCGGTTCGCCTTGGTCAACTCGGTCCTCTACGACTCCTGGCCCGCGCCCCACGTGGCCCAATTCCGGGGCGGGGGCACGGGCGAGGATGTGCTCGCCGCCCGTCGGCAGGCGATTACGAGGGTGCTGGCCGGTGTCGCCACTGAGTCGTTGATCGCGGACTACGCGGATCCGTGGACCGATGAGCGGGTGCGCCGCTCCTGGACGGCCCTGGCGGCCGCGGCCGATAACCGCTACACCCTTGACCTCGTTCCCGCGCTGCAGCGGTCCACGACGCCCAAGCTGTTGATCTGGGGCGAAGATGACCTCCACGAGACGGTGAAATACGCCGAACGGTTCGCCTCAGAGATGCCCCGCACCACGCTCATCCGCATCCGAAATGCGGATCACATCCCCACGGAGAACGCCCCCGACCACATCGGCCGCGCGCTCGCCGACTTCTTCACAGCGTAG
- a CDS encoding GlxA family transcriptional regulator, whose translation MSLHRVVALLNPPQSPFELACATEVFGTVPQDEPPRYSFRICAEHPGPLQTTAGYAMLVDAGLEALEQADTVVVPGWQPPGTPVPPIITAALRGAHRRGARIVAICTGAFVLAQAGLLDGRRATTHWRDTARLAAAFPEVQMDQDVLFVDHGDVATSAGTGAGIDLCLHLVRADHGAAYAAQIARNMVLPPHREGSQLQYAAQPAPAKADESLAPVLEWATSRLDTRLTLAHLAERAGLSGRTLARRFAEQLGTSPGQWLVGQRIDAARVLLEQTDLPVEAIATRVGLTSAVNLRRRFRTHLGTTPGAYRRTFSQA comes from the coding sequence ATGAGCCTTCATCGGGTGGTGGCCCTGCTCAACCCGCCTCAGTCGCCCTTCGAACTCGCCTGCGCCACCGAGGTCTTCGGCACCGTCCCGCAGGACGAGCCGCCCCGCTACAGCTTCCGGATCTGCGCCGAGCACCCCGGCCCTCTGCAGACCACCGCCGGCTACGCGATGCTCGTCGACGCCGGGCTGGAGGCTTTGGAGCAGGCGGACACCGTGGTTGTCCCCGGCTGGCAACCGCCTGGGACACCCGTGCCACCGATCATCACCGCGGCACTGAGGGGTGCCCACCGGCGCGGCGCGAGGATCGTCGCCATCTGTACGGGGGCGTTCGTCCTCGCCCAGGCCGGACTGCTGGATGGCCGCCGCGCCACCACCCACTGGCGCGACACGGCCCGACTCGCCGCCGCCTTCCCCGAGGTGCAGATGGACCAGGACGTGCTCTTCGTGGACCACGGCGACGTGGCGACCAGCGCCGGAACAGGCGCGGGCATCGACCTGTGCCTTCACCTGGTACGTGCCGACCACGGCGCGGCATACGCCGCCCAGATCGCCCGGAACATGGTCCTGCCGCCGCACCGGGAAGGCAGTCAGCTCCAGTACGCCGCACAGCCCGCCCCGGCCAAGGCGGACGAGTCATTGGCACCCGTACTGGAGTGGGCCACCTCCCGGCTCGACACCCGACTGACCCTCGCCCACCTCGCCGAACGCGCCGGGCTTTCCGGCCGCACCCTCGCCCGGCGGTTCGCCGAACAGCTCGGCACCAGCCCGGGACAGTGGCTGGTCGGCCAGCGCATCGACGCGGCACGGGTATTGCTGGAACAGACCGACCTGCCGGTCGAGGCCATCGCCACCCGCGTCGGACTCACCTCGGCAGTCAACCTGCGCCGCCGCTTCCGGACGCATCTGGGCACCACACCCGGCGCCTACCGACGCACCTTCAGTCAAGCCTGA
- a CDS encoding recombinase family protein, translating to MRHETEQELTLVRGTELHPHETRSNRRANARVSTGGQKLERQLDALTAAGCRKIFADKKSGKNALRPELKACHAFLDAGDTLGVPSLDRYGRSLQDAR from the coding sequence GTGAGGCACGAGACAGAGCAAGAGCTAACACTCGTACGAGGGACAGAACTTCACCCTCACGAGACACGCTCAAACCGCAGAGCTAACGCTCGGGTCTCGACCGGCGGACAGAAGCTCGAACGACAGCTCGACGCACTCACCGCCGCAGGGTGCCGGAAGATCTTCGCGGACAAGAAGTCCGGCAAGAACGCGCTCCGCCCAGAGCTGAAGGCGTGCCATGCCTTCCTCGACGCCGGCGACACCCTCGGGGTCCCCTCACTCGACCGCTACGGCCGCAGCCTCCAGGACGCTCGCTGA
- a CDS encoding tyrosine-type recombinase/integrase — protein sequence MILHYFSSAGWEEWGLYERPVIRETMPVLIDEDLCFEDAAVPRPTVVMNLWLRELPVSGAPSPKSWRTYAQALKGWVEFLGARRIPVFADRQRLRDALSMYAEYRLSGPLEVRLSSASWNLAVKTLSSFYRWAAAEGYAPTVPFSYVRQSMTRPDGARVEVTRNLATVRSGNAHATRKYLERPYAELLMQALAGNDPAGERDVSFRGRETGRNAAVIGLALSSGLRSQEFTHLTVYELPPLPRRRTAVPVPLVLAPPTAKGRKGRSTWIGYEDLARVHDYIGWERAAAAEGSRWQPCDPLFVEAPTHDGALINGMRRRWHTLTPAERLRLVAPGGGSALLAVQSGGKPFVDWATVLRRTALRIRDRFESSFPHVHPHVTRHTFAMATLERLVRGYYQQAAQLVVDTGGDDALALYLTKADPLLVLRDLLGHTSAATTQAYLHLLDIQRIYRDAYATAGGALTVDADAVAEFEGEV from the coding sequence GTGATCCTGCACTACTTCAGTTCCGCCGGGTGGGAAGAGTGGGGCCTGTACGAGCGGCCCGTCATCCGGGAGACCATGCCCGTCCTCATCGACGAGGACCTCTGCTTCGAGGACGCTGCGGTGCCTCGGCCGACGGTGGTGATGAACCTGTGGCTCCGGGAGTTACCGGTGAGCGGGGCGCCGTCGCCGAAGTCGTGGCGTACGTACGCCCAGGCGCTCAAGGGCTGGGTGGAGTTTCTCGGCGCCCGCCGGATCCCGGTCTTCGCTGATCGGCAGCGGCTTCGGGATGCGTTGTCGATGTACGCCGAGTACCGGCTGTCCGGGCCGCTGGAGGTGCGGCTGAGCTCGGCGAGTTGGAATCTGGCGGTCAAGACGCTGTCGTCCTTCTACCGGTGGGCGGCGGCCGAGGGGTACGCGCCGACGGTCCCGTTCTCCTACGTGCGCCAGTCGATGACCCGCCCGGACGGTGCGCGGGTGGAGGTCACCAGGAACCTGGCGACGGTGCGTTCGGGCAACGCGCACGCGACGCGGAAGTACCTGGAGAGGCCGTACGCTGAGCTGCTGATGCAGGCCCTGGCGGGCAACGACCCGGCGGGTGAGCGGGATGTCTCGTTCCGGGGGCGGGAGACCGGTCGCAACGCGGCCGTGATCGGCCTGGCGCTGTCCAGCGGGCTGCGGTCGCAGGAGTTCACGCATCTGACGGTCTACGAGCTGCCGCCGCTGCCGCGCCGCCGCACGGCGGTGCCGGTGCCGCTGGTGCTCGCTCCGCCGACGGCGAAGGGCAGGAAGGGCCGGTCGACGTGGATCGGTTACGAGGACCTGGCCCGGGTCCACGACTACATCGGCTGGGAGCGGGCCGCGGCGGCGGAGGGCTCGCGCTGGCAGCCCTGTGATCCGCTGTTCGTCGAGGCCCCGACTCACGACGGCGCGCTGATCAACGGAATGCGACGCCGCTGGCACACCCTCACCCCGGCCGAGCGGCTGCGGCTGGTGGCACCCGGCGGAGGCAGCGCCCTGCTGGCAGTGCAGTCCGGCGGGAAGCCATTCGTCGACTGGGCGACCGTTCTGCGCCGGACCGCGCTACGGATCCGGGACCGCTTTGAGTCGTCCTTCCCACATGTCCATCCCCATGTCACCAGGCACACCTTCGCGATGGCCACGCTGGAGCGGCTGGTACGCGGCTACTACCAGCAGGCCGCCCAGCTCGTCGTGGACACGGGCGGCGACGACGCCCTGGCGCTCTATCTGACCAAGGCCGATCCCCTGCTGGTGCTGCGTGATTTGTTAGGACATACCAGTGCCGCCACTACTCAGGCGTATCTGCATCTGCTCGACATCCAGCGGATCTACCGGGACGCCTACGCGACCGCCGGAGGCGCGTTGACCGTGGATGCCGACGCGGTCGCCGAGTTCGAGGGCGAGGTCTGA
- a CDS encoding integrase, which produces MTTAHASSPALAGRRPFHGLPVIETAGLRREPGSPRPVFDQDVWDLTGLADAPVVMSAHRKILDFTAIINPRWRQVAREYLMARMAPLHPDVAVLPQAFRTPLNPNSLWSELKHLALWFNHLTAVGITSLSQVRQHHCDVYLAAASRSATDPDRLLSPATTVAMVRIPQFLVLYTEILSDCYQPGFTPWPGRSADEVTGYVRSDENRVPPVPDTLLRPLLANCLYLLETIGPLLVAEAAVARAADQREAASRRGLLVTEVDGLREVIERRRETGLAAARAADATVTQRLKRGWDAGDPLLHMSWHPLVVQAAGAMGHRRDLERLRPELERWVSECGLQQPWCRDAALVSRPDDGTPVPWALPMARHQLDVTVHAVTSAAYFLTSALSGMRSSELAELTSNCRQQEQRPGGGTRYRLVSRRIKGEVFGGTEDAWVVTEDVHLAIATAEALTGAAPGERLFAKASNNSNSRYTALRAWVNGEYGQRLGLEPIPDGPVNPRALRRTLAMAIAQRPHGLMAVKLHLKHASVATAEGYAARPGGHQAAFAAEVAAEEEAEHLRLTVAAYEDYQRGILPSGQGARDLIGAFRAVDQVLGRHDAGPVTVIDDRRVERVLKAKAKTLHLGVGNYCWFSDPGKALCLKIAGTPDAAEPLMGMCDSARCPQATHHPQHRQIWAEHADSTRAVFLGNPRLSKPERARAQAAFDRATRIVADIDAAGHPDEEPRS; this is translated from the coding sequence GTGACGACCGCCCATGCCTCTTCCCCGGCCCTGGCCGGGCGGCGCCCCTTCCACGGTCTCCCGGTCATCGAGACCGCCGGCCTGCGGCGTGAGCCCGGCAGCCCGCGGCCCGTATTCGACCAGGATGTCTGGGACCTGACCGGCCTCGCCGACGCCCCGGTGGTGATGAGCGCACACCGCAAGATCCTGGACTTCACCGCCATCATCAACCCCCGCTGGCGGCAGGTTGCCCGCGAGTACCTGATGGCGCGGATGGCCCCGCTCCATCCGGACGTGGCCGTCTTGCCGCAGGCGTTCCGCACCCCACTGAACCCGAACTCCCTCTGGTCCGAACTCAAGCACCTGGCCCTGTGGTTCAACCACCTCACCGCGGTTGGCATCACCTCGCTGTCGCAGGTCCGCCAGCATCACTGCGACGTCTATCTCGCGGCTGCCTCGCGCAGTGCCACCGACCCTGACCGGCTGCTGTCACCCGCGACCACGGTGGCGATGGTCCGCATTCCACAGTTCCTCGTCCTCTATACAGAGATCCTCAGCGATTGCTACCAGCCGGGCTTCACCCCGTGGCCGGGCCGCAGCGCGGACGAGGTCACGGGATATGTACGCAGTGACGAGAACCGGGTGCCGCCGGTCCCGGACACCCTGTTGCGGCCTCTACTGGCGAACTGTCTGTACTTGCTGGAGACGATCGGCCCGCTGCTGGTGGCCGAGGCGGCCGTGGCCCGCGCTGCCGACCAACGTGAGGCCGCCTCGCGGCGCGGCCTGCTGGTCACTGAGGTCGATGGCTTGCGCGAGGTCATCGAGCGACGGCGAGAGACCGGGCTTGCCGCTGCACGGGCCGCTGACGCGACCGTCACTCAGCGCTTGAAGCGCGGATGGGACGCGGGCGACCCGCTCCTGCACATGTCGTGGCATCCGCTCGTCGTTCAGGCGGCGGGAGCCATGGGACACCGCAGGGACCTGGAGAGACTCCGTCCCGAACTGGAACGGTGGGTAAGTGAGTGCGGCCTTCAGCAGCCCTGGTGCCGCGATGCAGCCCTGGTGTCCCGCCCCGATGACGGCACCCCGGTGCCCTGGGCCCTGCCGATGGCCCGGCACCAACTGGACGTCACGGTCCATGCCGTCACCTCTGCCGCCTACTTCCTCACCTCGGCGCTTTCCGGGATGCGTTCCTCGGAACTGGCGGAACTGACGAGCAACTGCCGCCAGCAGGAACAGCGGCCCGGCGGCGGCACCCGCTACCGCTTGGTCTCCCGCCGCATCAAGGGCGAGGTATTCGGCGGGACCGAGGACGCGTGGGTAGTCACCGAAGACGTGCACCTGGCCATCGCCACCGCCGAAGCCCTCACAGGCGCCGCCCCGGGTGAGCGGCTGTTCGCCAAGGCATCCAACAACAGCAACAGCCGCTATACCGCCCTGCGCGCATGGGTGAACGGCGAGTACGGACAGCGGCTCGGCCTGGAGCCCATCCCCGACGGCCCGGTCAATCCCCGAGCTCTGCGGCGCACGCTCGCGATGGCCATCGCCCAGCGCCCGCACGGCCTTATGGCCGTGAAACTGCACCTCAAGCATGCCAGCGTCGCCACAGCCGAGGGCTATGCCGCCCGCCCCGGCGGACACCAGGCCGCCTTCGCCGCCGAAGTCGCCGCCGAGGAAGAAGCCGAACACCTGCGGTTGACCGTCGCCGCCTACGAGGACTACCAGCGCGGCATCCTGCCCAGCGGCCAAGGCGCCCGCGACCTCATTGGCGCCTTCAGGGCCGTCGACCAAGTCCTGGGGCGGCACGACGCCGGGCCGGTCACCGTCATCGACGACCGGCGCGTCGAGCGAGTCCTCAAAGCGAAGGCGAAGACCCTGCACCTCGGTGTCGGCAACTACTGCTGGTTCTCCGATCCGGGCAAGGCATTGTGCCTGAAAATCGCCGGCACCCCGGACGCAGCCGAGCCGCTGATGGGGATGTGCGACTCGGCCCGCTGCCCGCAGGCCACCCACCACCCCCAGCACCGGCAGATCTGGGCCGAACACGCCGACAGCACTCGGGCCGTGTTTCTCGGCAACCCCAGACTCTCCAAGCCCGAACGGGCCCGAGCCCAGGCCGCCTTCGACCGTGCCACTCGCATCGTCGCCGATATCGACGCTGCCGGCCACCCTGACGAGGAGCCGCGCTCATGA
- a CDS encoding alpha/beta hydrolase, producing MRLALDALFADVPAEQLDEARDFYKSRAAGRGPGSLEELKDVRAKRSAPPAPAADPPAIEETIEAAEARVPVRIFTPIDGPPQGVYLDIHGGGFYMDSAARGDKRNRELADALHLAVVSVDYRLAPEHPWPAAPDDCEAAALWLVEEADARFGTSRLAIGGSSAGATLALATLLRLRDRDTVGQFTGAALQFGTYDLSARTPAGRRIADEYFIQAYAGHVEDRTVPDISPIYGVLRGLPPTLLIVGSADVLLEDNLALAGRLSAAGNDVELRVYPDSPHGFTAHPTAMARTALSSVDSWLRDRITQS from the coding sequence GTGCGACTCGCGCTGGACGCACTGTTCGCTGACGTGCCCGCGGAGCAGCTCGATGAAGCTCGCGACTTCTACAAGTCGAGGGCGGCAGGCCGTGGCCCCGGCTCACTGGAGGAGCTGAAGGATGTCCGAGCGAAGAGGTCAGCTCCTCCTGCTCCTGCCGCCGATCCGCCTGCCATCGAAGAGACGATCGAAGCCGCAGAAGCACGCGTCCCTGTCAGAATCTTCACTCCTATCGACGGTCCGCCGCAGGGCGTCTACCTGGACATACACGGCGGCGGCTTCTACATGGACTCCGCAGCGCGAGGAGACAAACGCAACCGCGAACTCGCAGACGCCCTCCACCTCGCCGTTGTCAGCGTCGACTACCGGCTGGCCCCCGAGCACCCGTGGCCAGCGGCACCCGACGACTGCGAAGCAGCGGCGCTCTGGCTCGTCGAAGAAGCCGATGCCCGCTTCGGAACGTCCCGACTTGCGATCGGCGGGAGCTCCGCGGGAGCCACACTCGCCTTGGCGACCCTGCTCCGGCTGAGGGACAGAGATACCGTTGGTCAGTTCACCGGCGCGGCACTCCAATTCGGGACCTACGACCTGAGCGCACGAACCCCGGCCGGTCGCCGCATCGCGGACGAATACTTCATCCAGGCGTACGCCGGCCATGTGGAAGACCGCACCGTTCCCGACATCTCTCCCATCTACGGCGTTCTTCGCGGGCTTCCCCCAACGCTGCTGATCGTCGGAAGCGCAGACGTGTTGCTGGAAGACAACCTGGCGCTGGCAGGTCGGTTGTCAGCGGCTGGCAATGACGTCGAGCTCCGGGTCTACCCCGACTCACCTCACGGCTTCACGGCCCACCCCACGGCAATGGCCAGGACAGCGCTCAGCAGCGTCGACTCCTGGCTGCGCGACCGGATTACGCAATCGTAG